The nucleotide sequence ATGTCATCGTCGCCGTCAACGGCAAGCCGGTGGGCGATCCCGACGCACTGCGCGGAGTGGTCGCCAACCTGGCCCCCGGCACCAAGGTGCCGGTGACCCTGGTCCGTGACGGTCGGGAGATCACCAAGGAACTCACCCTCAAGGAACGGCCGGGGCAGTTGTCGGCCCGCAGCGGCCGGCCCATGGACATCGACGCGGCCGACGAGACGCCGAAGCCCGAGATCGGCCTCACCGTCGAGGACATCCCGCCGCGCCTGGCCGAGCAGCTCGACTTCAAGGCGGACGCCGGCGGCATCCTGGTGACCGAGGTCAAGCCGGGCTCGCTCGCCGACGACGCGGGGCTCATCAAAAACGACCTCATCATGACGCTGGACGGCGCCAAAGTGGAGACGGCCCGCGCGTTCGTGGAGCGCATCCGGAGCCTCAAGGCGGGCGAATCGGTGGTGATCAAGTTCCACCGCTTCATCGAGCGGACCAAGCTGACCTACTACACCTCGTTGACCAAACCGTAACCTGGCGCAGGGGGGCGCATTGCCCCCGGTTCCTGTCGTATATCCGCCGAAGGCCGCCTGCGACGCAGGCGGCCTTTTGGCCATTGGCCGAATCACCGCCGGCACACCGCTGCCGGTGGTGGCTAAAAACTCGTTGTGTTGCCGTGATGCATCGATCATAATTACAATACTTTTGAAATTGACGATGGAACCGCCGATGGCGTGCTTGCTGACCCCTTGTCCGCCAAGGCGCGTGAGCCGACTGCATGCGAAAACCATTAGCGACCGGTTGCTTTGCCAGAGCGCCCCAGCGAGAGCCGGGCGCCTTCGATTATCGTGAATATTGCCTTCTTGCGGGAGGTGTCTGATGTCGAATCAGCGTTTCATTTGTCGTTCCGGTTATTGGTCGTGCTGCGCCCGGCTGGCCGGGCTGGCGGTCCTGCTGGTCCTGCTGGCCGGCGCCGCCGCCGCCGGCACCGACGTCTGGGCCGGCCACGTCACCGCCGCGGACGGCTGGAAGACCAGCATCTCGATGTTTAATCCCACCTACAACAACCCGTTCGGCATCCAGTACACGCTGCACAAATATGGTCCTGACGGGAGCCACCTGGGTTCGGAAACCGGCACCGTCGAGTACGGTTCCGGTTGGGTCACCATCCCGCCCGAAACCCTGAACTACGAGGGTTCGGCCCAGATCGTCTCGGATGACAACCTGGTGGTCAAACTGGCGTACCAGTTCGGCGACACGCCCAGCGTCTGCGAGTTCTACCTCAAGAGTGGCGTGCAGGATAAATGGATCCTGCCCAACTCGGTGCGGCCGTGGATGGACTGGACGGGGCTGGCGGTGCTCAACACGGGCTTCGCACCCGTCGACATCACGGTGGAGGCGCACAAGGACGGAGTGCCGGTGGCGGTGATGGCGACGCCGGTGACGCTGGCGCCGCAGGCGAAGTTCGTGAGCCTGTCGGACCAGATCTGGGCGGGGATCGGGTACACCGACGCCGACACGTTCGTGGTCACGGCCAGCGCGCCGATCCAGGCGCCGCTGAGCATCACGGGGAACCACACCCAGGACCGGCACCTGTTCTTCGCCGCCCAGCCGGCCCTGCCCATTCAGGATCCGCTGGCCATCACGCCGGACGGGACGGACGTGTGGGCCAGCCACATCACGGCGGCGGCGGGGTGGCGCACGGGGATCAGCATCTACAACCCGAGCAACGCCAACGGGCACATCGACCTGTTCCGGTACGACGAGGCGGGGGCGGACCTGGGGGCGCAGTCCGACACGGTGGCGCCGTACACGTGGCGGCGGCTGGACAGCACGTGGCTGCAGTACGAGGGCTCGGCGCACATCACGTCGAGCCGGTACCTGCTGGTGAAGCTGGAGTTCCAGTACGGCGACACGCCCAGCGCCTGCGAGTTCTACCTCACCGGCGGCCAGTACCATCGGTGGGTTCTGCCCAACGCCGTCCGTCCGTGGATGGACTGGACGGGCCTGGCCGCCGTGAACACGGATTCAACGGTGCAGGAGCTGGTGTTCGTGTCGTACCTCGATCACCTCGCCGTCGGTTTCATGAGCACCGAGCTGAATCCGCAGGCCAAGCTGGTCCGCCTGACGAACGGCATCTGGCCCGACATCGGCTACCCGGACCTGGACACCGCCAGCATCTCCAGCACCTCGATCTGGAATGGCCGGCTGATCGCCGCCCCCATCAGCATCACCGGCAACACCGCCCAGGACCGGCATCTGTTCTTCGCCGCTCAACCCATACCGCCCAATGAATCAGGGGAAACGGTCTGGAACGACGACATCGTGGGCCTCCTGAATTACGGCCGCCACGATTCCTTCGAACAGGGTTCACTGTCAGGCGAACCGTGCCGGGGCACGGACGAAACCCCGTTCACTCATGCGATCGGCCGGAACTTCGCCGTCATGGTATACGAAGTGACCCGGGGGATGTGGGCGGCGCTCCGAGCCGTGCAGCCCTCCCTGCCGGCGGACCCCAGCCACTTGTGGGGCGGCGACACCGCCGACCAACCCGTCCAGCGCGTCACGTGGCACGAGGCGGTGCTGTTCGCCAATTTGCTCTCGGCGCACCGGAACCTGCGGCCCTGCTATTACACGGACGCGGCCTTCACCGTCCCTGTGACTGTGGCCAATTACACCGCCGGACCTTTCTTCTGCGATTTCGGCGCACCCGGTTTCCGGCTGCCCACCGAGGGTGAATGGGAGTACGTGTGCCGGGGCGGCTCCGACACCAACCCATTCCCCAACCAACCGTATTTCATGGAGGACAATTATTCGGCGGCGAACTGCGGCGTGGCGTCCACGGCCGGCATGTATCCGACTCTGGAAACGCTGGCCTGGTTCACGGCCAATTCCGGAGGCCGGACCGCCCCCGTGGGATCCACCATCGTGAACCCCTGGGGCCAGACCGACATGCTGGGCAACGTCTGGGAATGGTGCTGGGACTGGTACGCGGCCTATCCCGCGGGGGCCGTGACCGACTATGCGGGTCCGGGTTCGGGGACGCAGCGGGTGGTGCGCGGCGGAGCCTGGGACCGCGACGCGCAGCACTGCCGCGCCACCAACCGGGAATCCTTCGGCCCGGACGCGCGCCTCAACTCGGTGGGCTTCCGCCTCGTGCGGACGTATCCATAACGATCGGATCGCCGGCCGGCTTCGGCGCGGGAGGCCAGGAGGATCGCCGGGCTCCCTGCGAATAGAGACGGAGCTGTTCGAACCTCCGGACAGGTTTCTGGAAGAGTCGCCCCTTTACGCCCGGCGTTGCTGTCTGCAAAGCCTTTCTTCCGCAATACCTCCCGCCCAGGGCTTGACCCAGCCAGCGTGGTCGCCACTCCGACTGGTTTGGCTGGAACCATACGACATCACAAATTTATTGTGTTGATATGATACATGTGTGATAATTAGCGAAATAATCCGAGTGATCTGCTCAGTCTCTCTGTTGGTGGAATGGCATCTCGGCCCGTCGGTCAATCCGACGCACGCATCGCATTGCGGGCGCCGGCAGGAGTCATGGGACTACGAACACGCACGCCACCCGCCCGGGAACGCAACAGAAATTGGACACTTCCGATAACCCTTACAACTGTATGGTCAGGGGAGGTGCATGATGTTGCATCGAACTGTCATCCAACGATCAGGTCATGGGCTGCGCCGCACCCGGCTGATCGGGCTGACGGTGCTGCTGGTCCTGCTGGCCGGCTCGGCCGTCGCCGGCACCTTCGTCAGCGCCGCCCACGTCACCGCCGCGGCCGGCTGGAAGACCAGCATCATGGTGTATGCCCGGACTTGGTTCGAGTTCGAGGATCAAAATTTCACGATTCTGAAATACAGTCCCACCGGCGCGCCGCTCGGCCAGGTGCCGGGCGTGGTCCACGGAGATTCGTGGTGCACGATCCCGCCCGAGGAGTTGAACTACGAGGGCTCGGCCGCAATCGTCTCGGACGACAACCTGGTGGTCAAGGTGGCCTACCAGTTCGGCGACACGCCCAGCGTGTGCGAGTTTTACCTCAAGGGCGGCGTGCAGAACCAATGGATCCTGCCCAACTCGGTGCGGCCGTGGATGGACTGGACGGGACTGGCGGTGCTCAACACGGGCTTTGCGCCCGTCGACATCACGGTGGAGGCGCACAAGGACGGCGTGCCGGTGGCGGTGATGGCGACGCCGGTGACGCTGGCGCCGCAGGCGAAGTTCGTGAGTCTGTCGGACCAGATCTGGGCGGGGATCGGGTACACCGACGCCGACACGTTCGTGGTCACCGCCAGCGCGCCGATCCAGGCGCCGCTGAGCATCACGGGGAACCACGCCCAGGACCGGCACCTGTTCTTCGCCGCCCAGCCGGCCCTGCCCATCCAGGACCCGCTGGCCATCACGCCGGCGGGGACGGACGTGTGGGCCAGCCACATCACGGCGGCCGCCGGTTGGCGCACGGGGATCAGCATCTACAACCCGAGCAACGCCAACGGGCACATCGACCTGTACCGGTACGACGAGGCGGGGGCGGACCTGGGGGCGCAGTCCGACACGGTGGCGCCGTACACGTGGCGGCGGCTGGACAGCACGTGGCTGCAGTACGAGGGTTCGGCGCACATCACATCGAGCCGGTACCTGCTGGTGAAGCTGGAGTTCCAGTACGGCGACACGCCCAGCGCCTGCGAGTTCTACCTGACCGGTGACCGGCATTGGCTGTGGCTCCTGCCGAACACCGTCCGGCCGTGGATGGACTGGACCGGCCTGGCGGCCGTCAATCATGACACGGTGGTCGCTGAGTTCGACTTCTGGGCGGCTCTGGGCCAAAGCTGGCTGGGCTTCAGGAAGGTTCCTCTGGACCCACACGCCAAATACGTCCGCCTGACGGACGGCATCTGGACCAACATCGAATACCCGGAACTGGACACCATCGTAGCCGAAGGCGTTCCATTGAGTCCGGCGCCCATCAGCATCACGGGCAACACCGCCCAGGACCGGCACCTGTTCTTCGCCGCCCAGCCCCTGCCCCAGAACCGGTCGGGTGAATTGGTCTGGGTCGATGACATCGTGGGCTGGATGCTGTACATACGGCACGGCGAGTTCACCCAGGGATCGCCGGCGGACGCGCCGTGCCGGGAGACGAACGAGAACCAGTTCGCCCACACCATCAGCCGGAACTTCGTGACGATGCAATCTGAAGTGACCCGGGGGATGTGGGCGGCCCTCCAAGCCGTGCAGCCGTCCCTGCCGGCGGATCCCAGCCAGCTTTTCGGCGGCGACACCGAGGATCATCCCGTCCAGCGGATTGCGTGGCAGGAGGCGTTGCTGTTCGCCAACCTGCTGTCGGCGCATCGCAACCTGAAGCCCTGCTATTACAAGGACGCGGCCTTCACGGTGCCGGTGACGGCGGCCAACTACACGTCGGGATCGTTCTATTGCGATTTCGGCGCCCCCGGCTTTCGGCTGCCCACCGAAGGGGAGTGGGAGTTCATGTGCCGGGGAGGGGACCAGAACAATCCGTTTCCCAATAACCTCGGTTGGGAGGAACACGACTACACAACGGCAAACTGCGGACTTGTCTCGACCTCTGGAATGTACCATGTCCTGGAATCACTGGCTTGGTTCGGAGCGAATTGCAGTCGACCACAAAAGGCGGGCACGAAAACGGTTGCGAATGTTTTTGGCCAGGAGGACATGCTTGGGAACGTCTGGGAGTGGTGCTGGGACTGGTACGCCGCCTACCCCACGGTCGCCATGACCGACTATGCGGGCCCGGATTCGGGGGTCCGTCGGGTTCTGCGCGGCGGGGCTTGGGACTGCAACGCCCGGTACTGCCGCGCGGCCAATCGGGAGTCCCACGATGTGCTTCTGGTCAGCTTACCCACCATCGGCTTCCGCCTCGTGCGGACGTACCCGTAACGGCCGTAAGCCGCATTCGACGAATGCGGCCAGACGGCACGAAGAAAAGAATGATGATCGCTCCAATCAACGCCGTGACGTTGAGAGGCGCCGGCTTCGGCTCCGACCGAGACAGATGATCTTCAACCGCCGGCGCGCGTTCATTGAACGCGCGGTACGTTCACTGCTGCGGTACTTGGACCGATCCGGACGGCCGGCGAAGCGGCCGCGTAATCCCGTACCGCCGGATTTTGTTATAGAGCGTGGTCCGCTCGACGCCCAGCACCTCGGCGGCCTTCTTGATGTTCCATTTCATCAGCGGCAGCACCTTGAGCAGATGCCGTTTCTCCAGTTCCTCCAGCGACAGGGACGCCGGCAGCGTGGCCGGGTCGGTCTGAAGCGGCGGCAGGTCCATAGGCTGGATGTAGGTGGACACGGTCACCACCACCGCCCGTTCCACCGCGTTTTCCAGTTCCCGGACATTCCCGGGCCAGTGGTACTGCTGCATGAGCTGGCGGGCCGGCTCGCTGAAGTCGACGATGTTCTTGTTCATCGCCGCGCAGATTCTTCTTAAAAAATACTCGGCCGTCAGCAGAATGTCCTCCCGCCGGTCGCGCAGGGGTGGGATGTGGATCTGGACGGCGCCGAGCAGCAGGTAGAGGTCCTCGCGGAATTCGCCGGTCCGCACCAGGGCCGCCAGGTCCGCGCTGTCGGCGGCGATGATGCGGCAGTCCACCGGAAGCTCCAGCGTGCCACCCACCCGCCGGAACATCTGCCGCTGGAGGGCCTGCACGAGTTCCCCCTGGATCCGCGCCGGCAGTGCGCTCACATGGTCCAGGAAGAGGGTGCCGCCGAAGGCGATCTCCAGCCGGCCCCGCTTCGGGTACGGGACGCCGTCCGGAGCCCCGCACTCGGAGCCGAAGAGCTCCCGTTCCGCCCGGTGTTCCGGGATCGCACTGCAACTGACCATCACCATGGGCAGGCTGCACCGGCTCGACGCCGCGTGGATCGCGCGCGCCACCCGTTCCTTGCCGCAGCCGTTCTCGCCGGTGATGAGGACGGGAATGTCGGTGGCGGCCGCGTCCGCGATCAGGTGCCGGATTTGCTCGAACGTCGGGCTTCGGCCCAAGATATCGCCGTCTTTGCGATAAGCCTCCAGGCCGGACTTGAGATTGGCGTTCTCGTCGATCAGATTGCGGTACTTGACGAACTTGAGGGCCGCCAGCCCCACCGATTCCCGCTGCAGCGGCGGCACGATGTAGTCGAAGGCGCCCAGGCGCATGGCTTGCACGGTGGATGCGTCAGCCACATTGCTGGTGAGCATGATCACTTCAATCGCCGGGTCCAGCAGCTTGGCCTGGCGGAGGAGTTCCAGGATGTCCATGTCCGGCAAATTGATGGCGGCCAGGATGCAGTCGGTGTGCTCCTCCCGCAGGCGGCGCATGGCAGCCTCGCCGCTGGATTCGGCAGCGGCGTGAAAGCCGTCGGCCTTCAGCCAGCCGGTGATCAGTTCGCGGACGTTGGCGTCACTGTCCACGATGAGGACTTTGAGATGTTCCGGACGCATGGCGGTAAACTCCCCGAGTGTCGTTGTGGTTGTGGGTGGATCATCGGTCCGAAATCCCGGTGGACGTCGCTCCGTCTCTCGTCCCCGGGCATGCATCCGACGAATCGTTTCGGGCTCGCCGGCGGAGCCGCTCTCTCAACCACATCGGAGTATGGCAAAAATGGAGTAAGAAATCAAAACACTTTCAG is from Acidobacteriota bacterium and encodes:
- a CDS encoding formylglycine-generating enzyme family protein, producing the protein MLHRTVIQRSGHGLRRTRLIGLTVLLVLLAGSAVAGTFVSAAHVTAAAGWKTSIMVYARTWFEFEDQNFTILKYSPTGAPLGQVPGVVHGDSWCTIPPEELNYEGSAAIVSDDNLVVKVAYQFGDTPSVCEFYLKGGVQNQWILPNSVRPWMDWTGLAVLNTGFAPVDITVEAHKDGVPVAVMATPVTLAPQAKFVSLSDQIWAGIGYTDADTFVVTASAPIQAPLSITGNHAQDRHLFFAAQPALPIQDPLAITPAGTDVWASHITAAAGWRTGISIYNPSNANGHIDLYRYDEAGADLGAQSDTVAPYTWRRLDSTWLQYEGSAHITSSRYLLVKLEFQYGDTPSACEFYLTGDRHWLWLLPNTVRPWMDWTGLAAVNHDTVVAEFDFWAALGQSWLGFRKVPLDPHAKYVRLTDGIWTNIEYPELDTIVAEGVPLSPAPISITGNTAQDRHLFFAAQPLPQNRSGELVWVDDIVGWMLYIRHGEFTQGSPADAPCRETNENQFAHTISRNFVTMQSEVTRGMWAALQAVQPSLPADPSQLFGGDTEDHPVQRIAWQEALLFANLLSAHRNLKPCYYKDAAFTVPVTAANYTSGSFYCDFGAPGFRLPTEGEWEFMCRGGDQNNPFPNNLGWEEHDYTTANCGLVSTSGMYHVLESLAWFGANCSRPQKAGTKTVANVFGQEDMLGNVWEWCWDWYAAYPTVAMTDYAGPDSGVRRVLRGGAWDCNARYCRAANRESHDVLLVSLPTIGFRLVRTYP
- a CDS encoding formylglycine-generating enzyme family protein encodes the protein MSNQRFICRSGYWSCCARLAGLAVLLVLLAGAAAAGTDVWAGHVTAADGWKTSISMFNPTYNNPFGIQYTLHKYGPDGSHLGSETGTVEYGSGWVTIPPETLNYEGSAQIVSDDNLVVKLAYQFGDTPSVCEFYLKSGVQDKWILPNSVRPWMDWTGLAVLNTGFAPVDITVEAHKDGVPVAVMATPVTLAPQAKFVSLSDQIWAGIGYTDADTFVVTASAPIQAPLSITGNHTQDRHLFFAAQPALPIQDPLAITPDGTDVWASHITAAAGWRTGISIYNPSNANGHIDLFRYDEAGADLGAQSDTVAPYTWRRLDSTWLQYEGSAHITSSRYLLVKLEFQYGDTPSACEFYLTGGQYHRWVLPNAVRPWMDWTGLAAVNTDSTVQELVFVSYLDHLAVGFMSTELNPQAKLVRLTNGIWPDIGYPDLDTASISSTSIWNGRLIAAPISITGNTAQDRHLFFAAQPIPPNESGETVWNDDIVGLLNYGRHDSFEQGSLSGEPCRGTDETPFTHAIGRNFAVMVYEVTRGMWAALRAVQPSLPADPSHLWGGDTADQPVQRVTWHEAVLFANLLSAHRNLRPCYYTDAAFTVPVTVANYTAGPFFCDFGAPGFRLPTEGEWEYVCRGGSDTNPFPNQPYFMEDNYSAANCGVASTAGMYPTLETLAWFTANSGGRTAPVGSTIVNPWGQTDMLGNVWEWCWDWYAAYPAGAVTDYAGPGSGTQRVVRGGAWDRDAQHCRATNRESFGPDARLNSVGFRLVRTYP
- a CDS encoding sigma-54-dependent Fis family transcriptional regulator, giving the protein MRPEHLKVLIVDSDANVRELITGWLKADGFHAAAESSGEAAMRRLREEHTDCILAAINLPDMDILELLRQAKLLDPAIEVIMLTSNVADASTVQAMRLGAFDYIVPPLQRESVGLAALKFVKYRNLIDENANLKSGLEAYRKDGDILGRSPTFEQIRHLIADAAATDIPVLITGENGCGKERVARAIHAASSRCSLPMVMVSCSAIPEHRAERELFGSECGAPDGVPYPKRGRLEIAFGGTLFLDHVSALPARIQGELVQALQRQMFRRVGGTLELPVDCRIIAADSADLAALVRTGEFREDLYLLLGAVQIHIPPLRDRREDILLTAEYFLRRICAAMNKNIVDFSEPARQLMQQYHWPGNVRELENAVERAVVVTVSTYIQPMDLPPLQTDPATLPASLSLEELEKRHLLKVLPLMKWNIKKAAEVLGVERTTLYNKIRRYGITRPLRRPSGSVQVPQQ